The genomic region CGCTGGCCAGGCCCTTGCCGTCGAATCGCACGTTGTGGTCGCCGGCCGGCAGGTCGCCCTCGAGCAGCGTTGTCACGGCGCGGCCGCGTGCATCATACACGCGCAGCACCGCATGCGCATTGCGGTCCAGGCGGAAGGCGATCTCGGTCAGGGGATTGAACGGGTTCGGCGCGTTCTGGGCCAGTGCGCCGGCCGCCGACGGCAGCAGGCCCACGCCCGAGGTCGTCGGCAGCGTGTGGTGCGCGAAGTTGTACGAGGTCACGCAGCTGTTCACGGTGCCCGCGCCGCTGACATAGAGCTCGTTCCCGTCCAGGAGGATCATGTTCGAGACAATCGGCGCATTGCCGGCGTAGGCCGACCAGTCGGCGCCGTCCCAGACGGCCAGCCCGTTGGCCGGCACGCCACCGGCGGTCGCGAAGGCGCCGCTCACATAGAGAAGGCCGTCCCGCATGTCCATGCCGAAGGCGGACCATTCCAGGCCCGTGCCCAGGGCATGCCAGGTCGTTCCGTCCCACCGGGCGATGTAGTTGATGGGCTGGCCGCCGGCCGCGGTGAACAGTCCCCCCACATAGAGCGACAGTCCGTCGGCGCCGTCGCTGGCGACGTAGAGCTCCTCGCCGATGGCCGGGGACCCGGATCCGGTCGCCGTGAGGCCACCGCCCACGGCCGACCACGCCGTGCCGTCCCACTTCGCGATGCGGTTGGCGGCCACGCCACCGGCCATCGTGAAGTTGCCGCCCGCGTAGAGGTCGTGGCCGCCAGCGCCGTTCGGGCACAACCTGAGGACCTCGACCTTGGCGTTCGTACCGGAGCCCAGGGGGGTCCACTCGGTGCCGTCCCAATGCGCGACGTTGTATGCGTTGTAGATGCCTGCGGTGGTGAAAACCCCGCCCACGTAGAGGTCGGTGCCGCTGGTCGCAACCGTGCGCACCTCGCCGTTGACGCCCGTGCCCACGGTCTTCCAGGCGCCGGCATCCACGTCCCAGGCGGCGATGTACTTGGCCGCGGTCGACCCGGCCTGCAGGAACAGGCCGCCGGCGTAGATGACCTTGCCGCCCTCGGCGTCGATGCCCACGCCCGTTTCCCAGACGGTATTGTCCGGTGCGTGGCCGTTGCCGATGGCATGCCACGACGTGCCGTCATAGCGGGCGATGTTCTTCACCGGCGTCGTCTCGGCGGACCGGAATACGCCACCGACAAAGAGGTTGCCGCCGCCCATGCCGTCCGGCATGACGACCATGGCGTCGATGCTGGACGAGCCGGTGCCCGCCATGCTTTCGCCGACCGCCGACCACGCCGTGCCGTCCCAGCGCGCCAGC from bacterium harbors:
- a CDS encoding T9SS type A sorting domain-containing protein, with the protein product MGSGLSAYGARAFAVLNGDLYVGGSFDYAGGSYAPKLARWDGTAWSAVGESMAGTGSSSIDAMVVMPDGMGGGNLFVGGVFRSAETTPVKNIARYDGTSWHAIGNGHAPDNTVWETGVGIDAEGGKVIYAGGLFLQAGSTAAKYIAAWDVDAGAWKTVGTGVNGEVRTVATSGTDLYVGGVFTTAGIYNAYNVAHWDGTEWTPLGSGTNAKVEVLRLCPNGAGGHDLYAGGNFTMAGGVAANRIAKWDGTAWSAVGGGLTATGSGSPAIGEELYVASDGADGLSLYVGGLFTAAGGQPINYIARWDGTTWHALGTGLEWSAFGMDMRDGLLYVSGAFATAGGVPANGLAVWDGADWSAYAGNAPIVSNMILLDGNELYVSGAGTVNSCVTSYNFAHHTLPTTSGVGLLPSAAGALAQNAPNPFNPLTEIAFRLDRNAHAVLRVYDARGRAVTTLLEGDLPAGDHNVRFDGKGLASGMYVYRLEIDGVAQARKMMLVR